A section of the Streptococcus oriscaviae genome encodes:
- the frr gene encoding ribosome recycling factor, translating to MSKEIVTKAQERMNQSHQSLAREFSHIRAGRANASLLDRVSVEYYGAPTPLNQLAGITVPEARVLLITPFDKSILKDIERAINASDLGLTPQSDGTVIRLVIPALTEETRKNLAKDVKKVGENAKVAIRNIRRDAMDEAKKAEKAKEITEDDLKTLEKDIQKVTDDAIKTIDKMTADKEKELLEV from the coding sequence ATGTCAAAAGAAATTGTTACCAAAGCTCAAGAGCGTATGAATCAATCCCATCAAAGCTTGGCGCGTGAATTTAGCCACATCCGTGCTGGCCGTGCCAATGCTAGCTTGTTGGATCGCGTTTCAGTAGAGTACTACGGTGCACCAACACCTCTCAATCAGCTAGCAGGTATTACAGTGCCAGAGGCGCGCGTGCTATTGATTACACCATTTGATAAGTCCATCTTGAAAGATATTGAACGTGCCATTAACGCTTCAGATCTAGGTTTGACGCCACAATCAGATGGTACAGTTATCCGCTTGGTTATTCCAGCCTTGACCGAGGAAACGCGTAAAAACTTGGCAAAAGATGTGAAAAAAGTGGGCGAAAATGCCAAGGTTGCGATTCGTAATATCCGTCGCGATGCCATGGATGAAGCCAAGAAAGCTGAAAAAGCAAAAGAAATCACAGAAGATGACTTGAAGACACTTGAAAAAGATATCCAGAAGGTAACGGATGATGCCATCAAGACCATCGACAAGATGACCGCCGACAAGGAAAAAGAATTGTTGGAAGTCTAA
- a CDS encoding PhoH family protein produces the protein MQEHSIEIKLSHPDDLFSLFGSNERHLRLMEQELGVVIHARTEYVQVIGQEEHVEWTRLVIQSLLVLVNRGLTVNTPDVVTAITMAKNDEIEKFVALYEEEIIKDNSGKPIRVKTLGQKVYVDSVKRHDIVFGIGPAGTGKTFLAVTLAVTALKRGQVKKIVLTRPAVEAGESLGFLPGDLKEKVDPYLRPVYDALYQILGKEQTSRLMERDIIEIAPLAYMRGRTLEDAFVILDEAQNTTIMQMKMFLTRLGFNSKMIVNGDISQIDLPRNVKSGLIDAREKLKMIPQVDFVYFTAKDVVRHPVVAEIIRAYETELPQAMD, from the coding sequence TTGCAAGAGCATTCTATTGAAATTAAACTCAGTCATCCAGATGATCTTTTTAGCCTTTTTGGTTCTAATGAACGTCATTTGCGGCTGATGGAGCAGGAGTTGGGCGTGGTTATTCATGCGCGGACGGAGTATGTTCAAGTCATTGGTCAGGAAGAACATGTTGAATGGACACGTTTGGTCATCCAGTCACTCTTGGTCTTAGTCAATCGTGGCCTGACGGTCAATACGCCGGATGTGGTGACAGCTATCACTATGGCTAAAAATGATGAGATTGAGAAATTTGTTGCCCTTTATGAGGAAGAGATTATCAAGGACAACTCTGGAAAACCAATCCGTGTCAAGACTCTGGGTCAGAAGGTCTATGTGGATAGCGTGAAGCGCCATGATATTGTCTTTGGTATCGGCCCTGCAGGAACTGGTAAGACCTTCCTAGCTGTTACCCTTGCCGTTACAGCCCTCAAGCGAGGTCAGGTTAAGAAGATTGTTCTGACACGACCGGCTGTTGAGGCAGGAGAAAGTCTGGGTTTTCTGCCTGGTGACCTGAAAGAAAAGGTTGATCCTTATCTGCGGCCAGTCTATGATGCCTTGTATCAGATTTTAGGTAAGGAGCAGACCAGCCGCCTTATGGAGCGCGACATCATCGAAATTGCTCCCCTTGCCTATATGCGGGGGAGAACCTTGGAGGATGCCTTTGTCATCTTGGATGAGGCGCAAAACACCACCATCATGCAGATGAAGATGTTTCTAACACGCCTAGGATTTAATTCCAAGATGATTGTCAATGGGGATATTAGTCAGATTGACCTGCCGCGCAATGTCAAGTCCGGTTTGATTGATGCAAGAGAAAAGCTGAAAATGATTCCTCAGGTTGATTTTGTCTATTTTACAGCAAAAGATGTGGTTCGCCATCCTGTTGTGGCAGAAATCATTCGCGCCTACGAAACAGAACTTCCGCAGGCTATGGATTAG
- a CDS encoding DUF1801 domain-containing protein, protein MLYHVEDVAAYLTALPDNRKEPISRLRQTIIEHLPAGFEESLRGGMINYEVPLSAYPAGYHCTPGEPLPFLALASPKNHIALYHMGLYMDEELAKWFATEYAKVVPTKLDMGKSCIRMKNPKHIPYDLIGELVEKMSLETYIERYEQTHLRK, encoded by the coding sequence ATGCTCTATCATGTAGAGGACGTAGCGGCTTACCTGACAGCCCTTCCTGACAATCGTAAGGAGCCCATCAGTCGCTTACGCCAGACAATTATCGAACATTTGCCAGCGGGGTTTGAAGAAAGTCTGAGAGGAGGAATGATCAACTATGAGGTTCCCCTGTCGGCCTATCCAGCGGGCTACCATTGCACTCCCGGTGAACCTCTGCCCTTCTTGGCACTGGCTTCCCCAAAAAACCACATAGCCCTTTATCATATGGGACTCTATATGGATGAAGAACTAGCCAAGTGGTTTGCGACGGAATATGCAAAAGTGGTTCCCACCAAGCTGGATATGGGAAAAAGCTGCATTCGGATGAAGAATCCCAAACACATTCCCTATGATTTGATTGGGGAACTGGTGGAGAAAATGTCGCTTGAAACCTACATCGAGCGCTACGAACAAACACATCTGAGGAAGTAA
- a CDS encoding GNAT family N-acetyltransferase: MAINIETVTEKYTVGKLSEEHLPAVLALYDGNPLYTFYCPPKPSLISLKQDLVDLPPGKTIEDKYFLGYWQQEELVAIVDIISDYPEAGTAYIGLFMVDAAYQGRGLGSQLVDDLLACLAKDFKAVRLGFIKGNPQAQHFWLKNGFQVVKEVEEPDRTVVVAERHLKSYLHLEGG, from the coding sequence ATGGCTATTAATATTGAAACTGTAACGGAAAAATACACTGTTGGCAAATTGTCAGAAGAACATCTTCCTGCTGTGTTGGCACTCTATGATGGCAATCCGCTCTATACCTTTTACTGCCCGCCGAAACCTAGTCTGATTAGTTTGAAACAAGATTTGGTTGATCTTCCGCCGGGTAAGACAATCGAAGATAAGTATTTTCTCGGCTATTGGCAGCAAGAGGAATTGGTGGCCATAGTGGATATTATCTCCGACTATCCTGAAGCAGGAACAGCCTATATTGGTCTGTTCATGGTTGATGCGGCTTATCAGGGACGAGGGCTGGGAAGTCAGCTGGTTGACGACTTACTGGCGTGTTTGGCTAAAGATTTTAAGGCAGTGCGTTTGGGGTTTATCAAGGGAAACCCTCAGGCTCAGCACTTCTGGCTGAAAAATGGGTTTCAAGTTGTCAAGGAGGTGGAAGAGCCAGACCGTACGGTAGTGGTGGCAGAAAGACACTTGAAAAGTTATCTTCACTTAGAGGGCGGTTAA
- a CDS encoding DUF1958 domain-containing protein: MKRLVALVLSFVLLCPLVTVQADELLDITREFGYEVNPINRPKTSIVIDAHTGEILWQDNIDEVRDPASMSKLMALYLVYEAIAEGRMSEDTVITATASDQAISQIYEISNNKIVAGVDYTVGELITMTIVPSSNAATIMLANYVSNNDPDLFIDMMNAKSQELGMTNTTWNNASGASAISFQGYYAPTRYDREATNLTTSRDMSILAYNILNKYPAILQHTKDAVVTVKAGTPYQEVFDTYNYSLPGAAYGIEGADGLKTGSSPSAGFNCTLTVKRGEQRLIGIVMGVGDWSDQQGEYYRHPFINALVENAFSDYEYRKLLDAGEETINGQTYQLTRDFYGTLAKGSQPVFVVENGQLRLDNGLESVSPLIADTVAVETGKTNQSQSAASTTGAVQTSQSSTDWLTVLKTNWYWLLLPLLLLMLATPIVLSQRSKRLRRQRMRERAGERFRHNRF; the protein is encoded by the coding sequence ATGAAAAGATTAGTTGCACTTGTTTTAAGTTTCGTATTACTTTGTCCATTGGTAACGGTGCAAGCCGATGAACTGTTGGACATCACAAGGGAGTTTGGGTACGAAGTCAATCCCATCAACCGTCCCAAAACGTCGATTGTCATCGATGCACATACAGGAGAGATCTTGTGGCAGGATAATATCGATGAAGTTCGCGACCCTGCCAGCATGAGTAAGCTCATGGCTCTCTATTTGGTCTATGAGGCTATTGCAGAGGGCAGAATGTCAGAGGACACGGTTATTACAGCAACGGCTTCTGACCAGGCTATTTCGCAAATCTATGAGATTTCAAATAACAAGATCGTTGCCGGGGTTGACTATACGGTGGGAGAATTGATCACCATGACCATCGTGCCGTCATCGAATGCTGCGACGATTATGTTAGCGAACTATGTTTCAAACAATGACCCAGATTTGTTTATCGACATGATGAATGCTAAGAGTCAGGAATTGGGCATGACTAATACGACCTGGAACAATGCCAGCGGAGCTTCTGCGATTTCCTTCCAAGGGTATTATGCTCCTACTCGCTATGACCGTGAAGCGACCAACCTGACCACTTCAAGGGATATGTCTATTCTGGCATACAATATTCTCAATAAGTATCCAGCTATTTTGCAGCATACCAAAGATGCTGTCGTGACCGTAAAGGCAGGAACGCCTTATCAAGAAGTTTTTGATACCTATAATTACTCACTTCCTGGTGCTGCCTATGGAATTGAGGGGGCAGATGGTCTTAAAACGGGATCTAGTCCTAGTGCCGGCTTCAACTGTACCTTGACCGTAAAACGAGGCGAGCAACGCTTGATTGGTATTGTTATGGGCGTAGGGGACTGGTCTGATCAGCAGGGAGAATACTATCGCCACCCATTCATTAACGCTCTGGTTGAAAATGCTTTTTCAGACTATGAATACCGCAAACTCTTGGATGCCGGAGAAGAAACCATTAACGGACAAACCTATCAGCTAACTAGGGACTTTTATGGCACCCTAGCGAAGGGGAGTCAGCCAGTCTTTGTGGTTGAAAATGGCCAGTTACGACTGGACAATGGATTGGAATCTGTTAGTCCGCTTATTGCCGATACGGTAGCTGTTGAAACTGGGAAAACCAATCAAAGTCAGTCAGCTGCCTCCACAACTGGCGCTGTTCAAACAAGTCAGTCCAGTACAGATTGGTTGACAGTTTTGAAGACGAACTGGTATTGGTTGCTTCTTCCTCTGTTACTCTTGATGTTGGCAACGCCAATTGTGCTGAGTCAGCGCTCAAAACGTCTCCGCCGCCAACGAATGAGAGAAAGAGCAGGAGAGCGTTTCCGTCACAATCGTTTTTAA
- a CDS encoding CvfB family protein — protein MNTQQACFLTGLVTDENEQFYFVQKEGVTYALSKEEGAHKLGDSVKGFAYTDMKQRLRLTTKEQAASRTSFGWGTVTEVRKDLGVFLNTGLPDKEVVLSLDLLPEIKELWPKKGDQLYVRYDVDKKGRLWALPAFHEDFQKLAGPAYDNMQNQNLRAIVYRLKLNGTFVYLPDNNMLGFIHPNERFTEPRLGQELQVRVIGYRQVDRTLNLSLKPRSFEMLENDAQMIVTYLESKGGFMTLNDKSSPEDIKAIFGISKGQFKKALGGLMKAGKIKQDASGTELI, from the coding sequence ATGAATACACAACAAGCATGCTTCCTCACAGGTCTTGTGACGGATGAAAACGAACAATTTTACTTTGTGCAAAAAGAAGGAGTAACCTATGCTCTCTCTAAGGAAGAGGGAGCTCACAAACTGGGAGATTCCGTCAAAGGTTTTGCCTACACAGACATGAAGCAGCGGCTCCGCTTAACCACCAAGGAACAGGCAGCCAGCCGTACTAGCTTTGGTTGGGGAACGGTGACAGAGGTGCGTAAAGACTTGGGAGTCTTTCTCAATACAGGATTGCCTGATAAGGAGGTGGTTCTGTCTCTGGACTTGCTTCCGGAAATCAAGGAACTCTGGCCCAAAAAGGGGGACCAACTCTATGTCCGTTACGATGTAGACAAGAAAGGTCGGCTCTGGGCCTTACCAGCCTTCCACGAGGATTTTCAAAAGCTGGCCGGCCCCGCCTATGATAATATGCAAAACCAGAACCTGCGAGCTATTGTCTATCGCTTGAAGCTCAACGGAACCTTTGTCTATCTGCCTGACAATAATATGCTGGGCTTTATCCATCCAAATGAGCGATTCACAGAACCCCGTCTGGGGCAGGAATTACAGGTGCGAGTGATCGGTTATCGTCAAGTAGACCGGACTCTCAACCTGTCGCTCAAGCCGCGTTCTTTTGAGATGTTGGAAAATGATGCCCAGATGATAGTGACCTATCTGGAGAGCAAGGGTGGATTTATGACCTTGAATGACAAGTCTTCTCCAGAAGACATTAAGGCTATCTTTGGCATCTCTAAGGGGCAGTTCAAAAAGGCCCTGGGCGGACTGATGAAAGCTGGAAAAATCAAGCAAGATGCCAGCGGTACAGAGTTAATCTAG
- the ald gene encoding alanine dehydrogenase: MLIGVPKEIKNHENRVALTPAGAYALVQAGHQVIVETTAGIGSGFSDEDYLAQGASIVATAQEAWAAQMVLKVKEPLKEEYGFLREDLVLFTYLHMAPAPELADAMQAGKTTGIAYETVRDSRGQLPLLVPMSEVAGRMAVQIGAHFLTKQVGGSGVLLGGVPGVPKGKIAIIGGGVVGTHAARIAIGLGAHVTILDISAKRLAELEDIFGNQVQTLMSNPFNIAQAVQDADLVIGAVLIPGTKAPKLVTEEMVQTMRPGSVIVDVAVDQGGVVATADKVTTHDEPIYKKYDVLHYAVANIPGAVARTSTLALTNVTLPYVLDLANKGFKQAILDDAGLREGVTTYQGHITSQPVALGLERDCTPITELI, from the coding sequence ATGTTAATCGGTGTTCCAAAGGAAATCAAAAACCACGAAAACCGTGTTGCTCTCACACCTGCTGGAGCCTATGCCTTGGTTCAGGCAGGTCATCAGGTCATTGTCGAAACCACGGCGGGAATCGGTTCTGGTTTCAGTGATGAAGATTATTTGGCCCAAGGAGCCAGTATTGTCGCAACTGCCCAAGAAGCATGGGCGGCTCAAATGGTTCTAAAAGTAAAAGAACCTCTTAAAGAAGAATATGGCTTTTTGAGAGAAGATCTAGTCCTCTTCACCTACCTTCACATGGCTCCAGCCCCTGAACTAGCAGATGCTATGCAGGCGGGCAAGACCACTGGTATTGCCTACGAAACTGTCCGTGACAGCCGTGGTCAACTCCCACTCCTAGTGCCTATGAGTGAGGTCGCTGGCCGGATGGCGGTACAAATCGGCGCCCATTTCCTGACCAAACAAGTAGGTGGCTCCGGCGTCCTCTTGGGTGGTGTTCCTGGAGTTCCAAAAGGTAAGATTGCCATCATTGGCGGCGGCGTGGTTGGTACGCATGCCGCTCGGATTGCTATCGGTCTAGGTGCCCATGTTACAATCTTAGACATCAGCGCCAAACGACTGGCTGAATTGGAAGATATTTTTGGAAACCAAGTACAAACCCTCATGTCCAATCCCTTCAACATTGCCCAGGCTGTTCAGGATGCTGATCTCGTGATTGGGGCTGTGCTCATCCCTGGTACCAAGGCGCCTAAGCTGGTCACCGAAGAGATGGTTCAAACTATGCGTCCAGGATCTGTTATCGTTGACGTGGCAGTAGACCAAGGCGGTGTGGTTGCAACAGCAGACAAAGTAACCACCCACGATGAACCGATCTATAAGAAATACGATGTCCTCCACTATGCCGTCGCAAACATCCCCGGCGCCGTAGCTCGTACATCCACCCTAGCCCTGACCAATGTCACCCTTCCTTATGTACTTGATTTAGCCAACAAGGGCTTTAAACAAGCTATCCTTGACGATGCTGGTCTGAGAGAAGGTGTCACTACCTATCAGGGGCACATCACTAGCCAACCAGTTGCCCTAGGCCTAGAGCGTGACTGCACACCCATTACTGAATTGATTTAA
- a CDS encoding putative polysaccharide biosynthesis protein, with protein sequence MSETVEKQQPTQREKLAKGMAWLTAGNFISRLLGIVYLIPWYMWLRSHREEANALFNMGYQIYANFLLISTVGLPTALAKQIAKYNVLKQEEVSYYLVKEFFKLMLVMGVAFAGVMYLSAPFLAEASGSKELLIPVMYSLVPPLFIFPAMSILRGFFQGHHDMRPYAISQIVEQIVRVVWILAATFYIMKLGSGDYLEAVVQSTFAAFVGMIASVGVLVYALWKQGYLNKLVHAKKTAISVKASEVIMETLKEAVPIIILGMGLQLIQFVDQVTFIRVMEQITDYSNSELLKLYSYMVSNPSKITMLIIAISVSLGSVAIPLITEKFVQKDWKATADLISDNLQMLFIFTIPAIVGTVLLAKPIYTAFYGPSDSMAIPLFIANLLLIILQALFSVLSVVIQALFENKKAIIYFTIGMLVKIVLQLPCIYLFQVYGSFVSTALGLLVMLYLFYHRINQVVPFDKKLIYKDTATISLISLVMGGIVWLVEWILTMFLPAEGYISSALHVGISGFVGIVVFVLLTLKTRQLDKLIGARAQVLRQKFRIS encoded by the coding sequence ATGTCAGAAACAGTTGAGAAGCAACAGCCGACCCAACGGGAAAAGTTAGCCAAGGGTATGGCTTGGTTGACAGCGGGAAACTTTATTAGCCGCTTGTTGGGAATTGTTTACCTCATTCCTTGGTATATGTGGCTGAGGAGCCATCGTGAGGAGGCAAATGCTCTCTTTAATATGGGCTATCAGATTTATGCCAACTTTTTATTGATTTCAACCGTTGGATTGCCGACAGCGCTTGCCAAGCAAATTGCCAAGTACAATGTTCTCAAGCAGGAAGAGGTTTCTTACTACCTAGTCAAGGAATTTTTCAAGCTCATGCTGGTGATGGGAGTTGCCTTTGCGGGAGTAATGTACCTGTCTGCGCCTTTTTTGGCAGAAGCATCCGGTTCCAAGGAACTTCTGATTCCGGTCATGTATAGTTTGGTTCCTCCGCTCTTTATCTTTCCGGCCATGTCCATCTTGCGTGGTTTTTTCCAAGGCCACCACGATATGCGACCGTATGCCATCAGTCAAATCGTTGAGCAGATTGTGCGGGTTGTCTGGATTTTGGCTGCAACCTTCTACATCATGAAACTAGGTTCGGGCGATTATTTGGAAGCTGTTGTCCAATCAACTTTTGCTGCCTTTGTCGGAATGATAGCCAGTGTAGGGGTTTTGGTTTATGCCTTATGGAAGCAGGGGTATCTGAACAAACTCGTCCATGCGAAAAAAACAGCGATTTCTGTCAAGGCTAGCGAAGTTATTATGGAGACCCTCAAAGAAGCTGTTCCGATTATCATTTTGGGTATGGGCCTTCAGCTCATCCAATTTGTCGATCAGGTAACCTTTATTCGGGTCATGGAGCAAATTACAGATTACAGCAATTCGGAATTGCTCAAACTCTATTCGTACATGGTGTCCAATCCAAGTAAGATTACCATGCTGATTATCGCCATTTCTGTCAGTCTAGGCAGTGTTGCCATCCCTCTGATAACGGAGAAATTCGTCCAAAAGGATTGGAAGGCGACGGCCGACTTGATTTCTGATAATTTACAGATGTTGTTTATCTTTACCATTCCAGCGATTGTAGGAACGGTGCTCTTGGCTAAGCCAATCTATACGGCCTTTTATGGACCGTCTGATTCGATGGCGATTCCCCTTTTCATTGCTAACCTCCTCTTAATCATCCTTCAAGCCCTGTTCTCTGTCTTGAGTGTGGTCATTCAGGCCCTCTTTGAAAATAAGAAAGCCATCATCTACTTTACCATCGGCATGCTGGTCAAGATTGTTCTGCAACTGCCCTGCATCTATCTTTTCCAAGTGTATGGCAGTTTTGTTTCAACGGCCTTGGGCTTATTGGTCATGCTCTATCTCTTCTACCACCGTATCAACCAAGTGGTGCCGTTTGATAAGAAACTAATTTACAAAGATACAGCGACGATCAGCCTAATCTCCTTGGTAATGGGAGGAATCGTCTGGTTGGTTGAATGGATTTTAACGATGTTTCTTCCGGCAGAAGGCTACATTTCCAGTGCCCTTCACGTTGGTATTTCCGGTTTTGTCGGTATTGTGGTTTTTGTCCTTTTGACCTTGAAGACTCGGCAGTTGGACAAGTTGATTGGAGCGCGGGCTCAGGTCTTGCGGCAAAAATTCCGAATTTCCTAA
- a CDS encoding YozE family protein: MRKSFYTWLMAQRNPKSNAPVAILADYAFDEPDFPKQSDDFDQVSRFLEESASFTFSMSDFDAIWEDYLGH; the protein is encoded by the coding sequence ATGAGAAAATCCTTTTATACCTGGCTCATGGCCCAGCGCAATCCGAAAAGCAATGCGCCCGTGGCTATTTTGGCAGATTATGCTTTTGATGAACCGGATTTCCCTAAGCAATCAGATGACTTTGATCAGGTTAGCCGTTTCCTAGAGGAGTCAGCTAGTTTTACCTTTTCAATGAGTGACTTTGATGCCATTTGGGAAGACTATTTGGGACACTAA
- a CDS encoding 2-dehydropantoate 2-reductase, which produces MLVYIAGSGAMGCRFGYQLSKTDNEVILLDNWEEHIEAIRSQGLKVTGDVEETVQLPIMRPLEATREADLIILLTKADQLPKMLQDIKGIIGKKTKVLSLLNGLGHATTMRRYVPDSSIMVGVTIWLAGLKGPGQAHLKGTGSIFLQHMQGDRESVASIVEMFNQAGLNATYDDNVIESIWRKACVNGVMNPTCTILDCTIGELFGTEAGLNLVQNIFNEFIAVAKAEAGSIDETGIWKYIMDMAKDAATHYPSMHQDLVQNKRKTEIDYLNGAVVFKGRRVGIPTPYCQMVTDMIHAKEALLGLR; this is translated from the coding sequence ATGTTAGTCTATATAGCAGGTTCAGGTGCTATGGGCTGCCGGTTTGGTTACCAATTGTCAAAGACCGACAATGAAGTTATTTTACTCGATAATTGGGAAGAACATATCGAGGCTATTCGTAGTCAAGGGTTGAAGGTGACAGGAGATGTGGAAGAAACGGTGCAGCTTCCTATTATGAGACCCCTTGAGGCTACTCGAGAAGCTGACCTGATTATTCTTTTGACCAAGGCAGATCAGCTGCCCAAGATGCTTCAGGATATTAAGGGAATTATTGGTAAGAAAACCAAGGTTCTCAGTCTGTTGAACGGCTTAGGGCATGCTACGACCATGCGTCGCTATGTACCGGACTCTAGTATTATGGTTGGTGTAACCATTTGGTTGGCTGGTCTAAAAGGCCCTGGGCAGGCTCATCTCAAGGGAACAGGTTCCATTTTCCTGCAACATATGCAGGGTGACAGGGAGTCGGTTGCCTCTATTGTAGAGATGTTTAACCAAGCCGGACTGAATGCAACTTATGATGACAATGTGATTGAGTCTATCTGGCGTAAGGCCTGTGTCAATGGTGTTATGAATCCAACCTGTACCATTTTAGATTGCACGATTGGAGAACTGTTTGGAACAGAAGCCGGACTCAATCTCGTCCAGAATATCTTCAACGAATTTATCGCGGTCGCAAAGGCCGAAGCAGGTTCGATTGATGAAACAGGGATTTGGAAGTATATCATGGATATGGCGAAGGATGCGGCTACGCATTACCCGTCCATGCACCAAGACTTGGTACAAAACAAACGGAAAACAGAAATTGATTACTTAAATGGAGCTGTTGTCTTCAAGGGGAGACGGGTTGGGATTCCAACGCCTTACTGCCAGATGGTGACAGACATGATTCACGCAAAGGAAGCATTATTAGGATTGAGATAA
- the pyrH gene encoding UMP kinase, which yields MKPKYERILIKLSGEALAGERGVGIDIQTVQKIAQEIQEVAASGVQIALVIGGGNLWRGEPAAEAGMDRVQADYTGMLGTVMNALVMADSLKQLGVDTRVQTAIAMQSVAEPYIRGRALRHLEKGRIVIFGAGIGSPYFSTDTTAALRAAEIEAEAILMAKNGVDGVYNADPKKDANAIKFNELTHREVINRGLKIMDATASTLSMDNDIDLVVFNMNEPGNIKRVVFGEPIGTTVSNNPEEK from the coding sequence ATGAAACCCAAATATGAACGTATTCTAATCAAACTATCAGGCGAAGCCCTGGCAGGGGAGCGTGGTGTCGGGATCGATATCCAGACGGTTCAAAAAATTGCTCAAGAAATTCAGGAAGTGGCAGCTTCAGGAGTTCAAATTGCCCTGGTTATCGGCGGTGGCAACCTCTGGCGGGGAGAGCCGGCAGCGGAGGCTGGTATGGATCGTGTTCAAGCAGACTATACTGGTATGCTAGGGACTGTGATGAATGCGCTGGTAATGGCAGACTCACTCAAACAGTTAGGCGTTGATACCCGAGTGCAGACAGCGATTGCTATGCAGTCGGTAGCGGAGCCTTATATTCGTGGTCGTGCCCTACGCCATCTTGAAAAAGGAAGAATCGTTATCTTCGGTGCGGGAATTGGTTCACCTTACTTCTCAACCGATACAACCGCAGCTCTTCGTGCAGCGGAGATTGAGGCAGAAGCCATCCTCATGGCCAAAAATGGTGTAGACGGTGTCTACAATGCCGATCCGAAAAAGGATGCCAATGCCATCAAATTTAATGAATTGACCCATCGCGAGGTTATCAACCGCGGTCTGAAAATCATGGACGCAACCGCTTCAACCCTCTCTATGGACAACGATATTGATTTGGTTGTGTTCAACATGAATGAACCGGGCAATATCAAACGTGTTGTCTTCGGAGAGCCAATCGGAACAACCGTTTCAAACAACCCAGAGGAAAAATAA